In a genomic window of Thiolapillus brandeum:
- a CDS encoding peptidylprolyl isomerase produces the protein MDLETAVRSSPFATQFNTMDAPEQAALRGSLLKRLVALRLLRLEAVARGLDKRPEFEQEIEDYRTSRLYRYYIQQLREQLVIPEDKLQELKETYAGQADALAAAKASMLSEDFRQLRVLTLQMLREKQHVVFHTDRIVDGITQETLLMQGDKVSLSYGDIVHEGEFPKMPEKEWIEEQLYQRTELLLFAQAAADEGVDISAEVKAYKDELLPAMMMEELEKEWIPNEAALKSYFDANPDLAQIPERWHVGQLVVSSYAQAAAMKKRMEEGESLFALAGRYSIDPWGRAHNGDMGWFKEGEGVPVIEERLKSLADGEISDIIKTGKGYHLVTVLERRPGKVRKFAAMKDKVRQNLMDKELAIYLDSLQKKYPVDWKVLANGSKPGKADG, from the coding sequence GTGGATCTTGAAACTGCGGTGCGTTCATCGCCTTTTGCCACCCAGTTCAATACCATGGATGCGCCGGAACAGGCGGCGTTGCGCGGGAGTTTGCTCAAGCGCCTGGTGGCACTGCGACTGTTGCGCCTGGAAGCGGTAGCACGGGGCCTGGACAAGCGGCCGGAGTTTGAGCAGGAAATAGAAGATTACCGTACTTCCCGCCTGTATCGCTATTACATACAGCAGTTGCGTGAGCAGCTGGTTATTCCCGAGGACAAACTGCAGGAGTTGAAGGAGACTTATGCCGGCCAGGCCGATGCCCTCGCGGCGGCCAAGGCTTCCATGCTGTCCGAGGATTTCCGGCAACTGCGTGTGCTGACCCTGCAGATGCTCAGGGAGAAGCAGCATGTGGTGTTCCATACGGACCGCATCGTCGATGGGATAACGCAGGAAACCCTGCTCATGCAGGGAGACAAGGTCAGCCTGAGTTACGGGGACATTGTGCACGAGGGTGAATTTCCGAAAATGCCTGAAAAGGAGTGGATAGAAGAGCAGTTGTATCAGCGTACCGAACTGTTGCTTTTTGCCCAGGCGGCAGCAGATGAGGGTGTTGATATAAGTGCCGAGGTCAAGGCGTATAAGGATGAACTGCTACCCGCCATGATGATGGAGGAACTGGAAAAGGAATGGATTCCCAATGAGGCAGCACTCAAGAGTTACTTCGACGCCAACCCGGATTTGGCGCAGATACCCGAGCGTTGGCATGTCGGTCAACTGGTGGTGTCATCCTATGCCCAGGCGGCTGCCATGAAGAAGCGCATGGAAGAGGGCGAAAGCCTGTTCGCCCTGGCCGGCCGCTACAGCATCGATCCCTGGGGGCGGGCTCATAACGGTGATATGGGCTGGTTCAAGGAAGGGGAAGGCGTGCCGGTCATCGAGGAGCGTCTCAAGTCCCTGGCTGATGGGGAAATAAGCGACATTATCAAGACCGGGAAAGGTTATCACCTGGTAACCGTGCTGGAGCGTCGCCCGGGGAAGGTTCGTAAATTTGCCGCCATGAAGGACAAGGTTCGCCAGAATCTCATGGATAAAGAGCTGGCCATCTACCTGGACAGCCTGCAGAAAAAATATCCCGTGGACTGGAAGGTTCTTGCCAACGGTTCCAAACCTGGAAAAGCCGATGGCTAG
- a CDS encoding TlpA family protein disulfide reductase produces the protein MARLAALLLLPVALLATLAACDGKQEASAAVSPAKAADDKGQAPKTATKTLPEKTNNAWEMNPFFLKDLDGVKHSLEDWKGKVIMMNFWASWCSPCQYEIPEFVHYQEQYGNRNLQIIGIGVDEKRKLANVARSLGINYPVLVLEPSSSGHLMNKWGNSSGIIPYTVVIASDGRIKYIHRGQMDEEAFNTYVKPLLD, from the coding sequence ATGGCTAGATTGGCGGCACTTCTATTGTTGCCGGTTGCGCTGTTGGCAACCCTGGCGGCTTGTGACGGAAAGCAGGAGGCCTCTGCGGCGGTTTCTCCTGCCAAGGCGGCGGATGACAAGGGGCAGGCCCCGAAAACAGCGACCAAGACCCTGCCGGAGAAGACCAACAACGCCTGGGAGATGAACCCTTTTTTCCTCAAGGATCTCGATGGTGTGAAGCACAGCCTGGAAGACTGGAAAGGCAAGGTCATCATGATGAATTTCTGGGCCAGCTGGTGCAGTCCCTGCCAGTACGAGATTCCTGAATTCGTTCATTATCAGGAGCAATACGGAAACAGGAACCTGCAGATTATCGGCATTGGTGTCGATGAAAAACGCAAGCTGGCCAATGTGGCCAGAAGTCTGGGTATCAACTACCCGGTGCTGGTTCTGGAGCCATCCTCTTCCGGTCACCTGATGAACAAGTGGGGGAACAGTTCCGGCATCATTCCCTACACCGTGGTGATCGCCAGCGATGGCCGCATCAAGTATATTCATCGGGGACAGATGGATGAAGAGGCGTTCAATACCTATGTGAAACCCTTGCTGGATTGA